GCTGTCAAGTATTGTGAAAATGGGGTTTGCTATAATCTTCAATTCTCAATTGTAGCATCAAACACGTCGAACGGAAACCTCCAACTGCTCTATCCTTTTAGCCAGATCATGCTTCCCACAATTCTTTAAACCATCGGTAACCATATCAAAGCACCTTGAAATTGGTGCTAATCCCAGCTCAGTCATCTCCACCAAATAATTTGCTGCATCTGTAAATCTGCCTCCACATCCACACATTGTTATCAACATTGTATAGACCGGTCTGTTTGGAGCATGACCCTTGATCTTCATTTCACCGAAAAAGCTAAATGTATCATCAAACTGCCATTTCCTACACAAGCCTTTGATTATAGGTGCATACAAACTAGGGAATGGTTTATAACCTTGTtcaattgaattatttaaaattctaaatgCCTCATCAATCCTACCGACTTTTGAAGCTGCAGGTATCAATATTTTGTAAGTATTAATATCCGGACAAAGCCCCAATTTACAAACACTATGATACATATCGATGCAGAAATCAATCTCCTCAGTTTTACAGATTGTTTCCACCAAAGAATTAAATGTAGCAATGTCAGGCACAAATCCTTCCTTGGTCATTCTTCTTACCATTTTCTTGGCTGATTCAAGATAACCTGCATTCAACAAACCTTCTATCAACAAATCTCGACCTCTAACTGGAGGATTAAACCTCTTCTTACTCATGTCCTCCAAGAAGTCTTGCGCTTCCTTTATCTTCCCGGAGGAACACCATCCATTCACCAGAACTGTGTATGTTCCCTTGTCTGGTACCTTACCTTTTCTAATCATCCTTCGGATTAACGCATATGCTCCATGGAACATCTTCACCTCACAAAGTGCAAAGAGCAATGAATTGTAAACGCTAACGGTCTGTTTGCAACCTAAATTAGTGCTTTTGTTGAAAACCTCCACAGCCTGGTCTATGAAGCCGTTCTTCCCGTACTCTTCAATAATAAATGAAAGGGTATCACAAGAAAGGCTAAGCTGCTGCTTTTGCATTTGTTGAATGGTTTTCCACATGGATTCATACTTCCTATGGAGAATAAAGATCTTGACTAGCTCCTCAAATTCGACGGAGGTGTGGGTGTAGTGGGAATGGGCCCATGAGAAAAAGCGAAGAGATTCTGTAGGGGAGTTTGAGCAGTAACGAAGTACGCAGAATACAAGTTCAGAGTTCACAGAAAGGTTCATACGGCTGAGAGTGTGCTCTGGATGAACTTCACAACGATCGATGTTGGAAATGTTGTGGATAGCTGCAAAATAGTCATCTTTCGAAACAGAAGTACCTTGGAGAGAAGTTACTGATGTTAGGGTCCTAAAGGAACAGAGAATGTTCTGGGATCTATTTCCATATTTGTGGAGCAGCTTTGCAGACCGAAGTATTTGCAGTAGAAATTACAATCCAGTAACCTCCATTTCCACCTTGATACTCATTAATTGACTGAACCAACAGAGGAATATTATGCTGCAAGTTCAAAGAACTTTCGTACTATAACAAGGAATAAACAAAAAATACCAATCACATGTACCACATTGAAAAGGAAACAAGACAAGATGACTAAAATCAATTGTAAAAAAACTCACTTTTATCATACATtaacataaaaacatattaaattcacTTCTATGAGTCCTAAGTTTTGCAGTTGTTGCTTTTTTAGACCTAACCCTCTAGGGCAAAAAGAATTTGAGCTACATTTCGCTAACACCAAAGAGAAATGCATAAAAATGGTATACTGAGCATCAGAAAATGGCATTTCTTAAAATCATTTCACATTAGCAACTTGTTTGATATCTAAAATTGAATGATGAACTGAATTTGTAAATTTCTTATTCCACTCTCATGTTCATTCAAATTGAGCATGTTTTCAAGCTTTCAACAACAAGGCATCGTAGGTAACCCATAGAAACAGAacaattaaagaagaaaaaaaaccaaataacaTAAAACAAATAGCTCCATAAAATTGCCTGCATAGTTTAACAGTCGGATACAACTATTAGACATAACCCAGTTTGAGAAAGCAAAGCTCAAAATTGAAAATGACATTTTCTAAGAAAAGAAGTTGGTTTTATCCATTAAAGATAAATACCCACTAATAAATTTATCACTTTTAACCCATGTATATAACTTCTTATATCAAAGAAGAGATTGACAATCTTAAAGAAAATCGAACAGAAGCTTAAAGGTAGAGGTTTTGAATAACTCAATTAAATCTACAAGCTTGAGAGTTGGAGTTGGAAGTAAAATGGAAAATAAGGAAAATacatgagaaaaaataaaaaataaagaacacacctCCTTTCTCAGTGGCTGCTAGAGATGGATATTGCAGAGAGTGAGAGCGTGAAGACTTCAGAGACACTTAAAAACCAGAGGAAAATATGAAGTTTGGGTATTGGGCCTTGAACTGAGAAAGAGATtctgagaaagagagaaagataggAATTGAAACAGCAGCATGTAAAATTTGCCTGAAAAGAGAAGATATGCGATGGTAAGGAAAAAAGgaagaaatatttaaaaagttgaaGAACggaagagaagaaaaagacttACCTGGATGAAGAAGGAGATGGAAAAAGTTGAAGAAcggaataagaagaagaagaagacttacctggatgaagaaggtgatggaaaatgtcttacggaaatgaAATCAGTAAGACATTTTCCCCAAATTGTAGGTCATTTTACCCGTGCCTAGAAAAACATTTTTCTAATGTAAAATGTTTTCAACCTTCCAAACACCGTAAAACCAGGAAAACATtttttggaaaatgttttcctggCTTCCAAACGGAGCCTAATAGTATAAATATCCATTTCATTATTAGATTAGGCGAAAGGACACTCGACCTATCCCATGTTTACTTTATAAAACACTAGATAAATGTTTGCACTTTGTTGCCGGCACTACAATAAACTAAAAAATcatgagaaataaaataatttagatatttaatgattttattataCAATATATGGCACAAAATTAGAgtttttttaatagtaaaattttgaaagcATCATAATTATACAACACAGTGGGACATTTACGATCGCAGAAATCATGGTCATGTTTCTTGAAAAATTCAGAGGCTGCCATTGCAGATTGTATCACCACAGTTTTGACTGACCCAAGCTTCAACCCAAGCACCGGTCCATACTTAGGCTTGAGCTTGTGTAGGGTCTGGTGAGGCGCAGCTCCAAGGTCGAAAAAGTTGCCTAATATTGGCCACCCTGGAGGTTCTGGTGGTTGAAGATTTTTAAGTTTCCGAGATTGTTTTCCCCGTGAGAGCTGAATTAAAGCTGAAAACGAGAAAAGAATCAAACATAGAAGCAAAATACTGGTTATTTCCATTTCCTGGGTGGAAAGGTCTGTTTCCTACTacaccttttatcaaattaaattatacatagCAATTGAGATGAGATCAACTTACTTTATAAATAGACGTGTGTGGTCCTGAACCATGTGAAAGAGATTCGGCATGTTATGGGTAGTCACACCTTACCTTATCTCcaaggattttttttataaaaataatcttaaaatattaattaattatgaaataagtttgaaaaaaattatatacgaaAATTATATACGTAATTTCTACAGTTACTGTGAAAACTAAGAGATTCGGCATGTTTGAGTTTGCTACAGTTACTGCCATCCCTTTTtccaatattatatattaaaattttttagtgCTGTCACTGTGTGaaataatacatgtatatttttttaaaatattcgtaAAGAATATAAGTATTCACAGtggagaaaaaataatttttaaattaattaaaaaaatatttgtaatttcaGATATATaccaaaagagaaaataaaaagagtCATTTTTTATGGTTGTTACCAATATATAAGGCGGAGCccgtttattattatttttaaatgaacaaaaaaaagttGATGTACTGGTGATGCCTAACTGTGTGGCGGAACCAATATCTGTAAGGCAACACTTTTTGAAACTTATAGTATGGTTGGTCGGTTATAATAGCCAATTGAATGATACGTGATTCAGCTATATTTCTTATTCCTTCATTTGGTTCATGGGATTTGCTATTCAATGGAATAGAATTCAACGATTTGTATTCTGACCTCCATCCAAAGAATAGCCATTCAACGCTATCAAAGATGATATATTCCCAAAATACCCTTCAAGATTTCACTAATTTTCAAACAAAAGTTCAGTATTATCCAACCGTTAATGAAATCTAAAGCAAAAATAGAACAGAAATAGAAAAAAGAGAGTTTTGGATATGGCCAGAAGTTGGGGCAATTGAGGACGCCAAGAAGAAGGTAATAGTGGATTGCTTTCTTAGATTTGTGATATTCTAATGATTCgcaagaaaaagaataaaaaaaagttattataaaAAACATTCGGGAGAAATTTTAGGATGTTTTGGGCTACAATGATGGCGGAAGAAGGTAGCGGCTGGTGccaaaatctaaataaataaaaaatcgatCGTCATAAGCTTTTAGGTTGAAGATTAAGCGGATAAAAGGCTCAAGAGTTTTATTTGGTTGAAGGACTACCAACGTcccaaaatttcaatttcatccaccaTGAtcggtttttttttctaaactaaAATGATCAATCTCATTAGTAGTAGAAGGATGACGTGCCTTTTACTCTAATATGTTGATcttaatttcttcttctttttttaaaaaattacattttttttattaattgctTGGTTTCAAcatttttctgggtttttttgTCTGCACTCTTTTAGGGAAATAGAATATTTTAGGAGaaagttataaattaattaatttaatttattaaagggTATATTCGTCATTCAAGTATTGTTTTTTGCTATTTCATTACATCCAACAAAACCATTGTTATGCTTATTCAATTCTATTACAGTCCTATTTCATtactgtagcgacgtaaaaatttcgcTTTGGTCGCTAgttgaggcgattatttgaaaatttgaaaacggGATTTTagttttaaagaaaaaaggagtcgccaccgatcctttttcctagatGTGATCGGACACTtaataaatcctctttttttgaaaagaaaatttattttttttaaaacaaaaagaaggccgagtttaggtctacgtcaaaagccaaAGTAAagttgggttcgggagtcggttacgcgcgaggaaggtattaacacccccgcgacgcccaaaattggtatcttattaaacacgtaTTGTCTCAAttctcaaaaatacgagttcaatttaaattttaatcgtGATCTGgtcaaaacacgagaatttttaaaatttcggttTCTTTTGAAGGGCGTCCcctttttaacacaagccgacgaatttcacccaacatagcgatgaaatcgatgacttattAAATCGGTTCATtgctttatttattaaaaaaatgaataaaaatatttttttaaataaaaattcataaataaataaatagtgcaAACAATGAtataatgaatataaaaatattaacatataatataagagCATTaggataataataaaaacaatatttacaataaaaagaaaataataataataaatgatatgctaataatataataagaaaatcaAACTGATACAGAGAgtaagaaacaaaaaataaaagaattagaaatacatcgaagcaaataataaatatgataataatattaaaaacaataatcaTGCATGCGATACTAAACGTAATAATAGTgttaaacacaaaataaaaacaataaatatatatataataatagttagtAAAGTGACGGAAAcatgatatataaaaaaacactaaTAATGTTACCtatatacatacgtatatatgttaaaatataaacataataatagtattaaaaagtatatacatagtattaaaaatatatacataatatatacatattagaaaaataataatattaaaaacaactattaataatactacataaatatacatatatatattaaaaaatacataataatattaaaaatacgtacataatatatatacatataatatagttattaaaaaaatacatacaataTATAGTATTAAGAATATacacaatatataaaaatataatattaaaaaataatatatacatataagtattgattaaaaaataatactaataatagtaatagtaaaatactaataaataatagaTATAGTAATAATAAGAACATATAAACGACAATATGtacaggggaaaataaaaataataaaagaaaattagtaacGCTATATATacgtaaacatatatatatattgaaaacatatatacatagtattagtatttaaatacatataatataatatttaagaaaaattgtacataatatatatgtacTTGATATAGCATTTAAAGTATATATGTAATATAAcattagacatatatatatatatgaaaatataaaaatcataactaataatatttaagaatgtatacataatatagtataaaaaatgtatatatatacgtaatataaaatttaaaatatacttaatatattaaaagaatatatacataatataatattaagaaaaataataataacaaaaaaaactattaataatattatattatatatacatataagtattaagtaaaaataatactaatgctaataaataataaatataataataatagtaataaaatgtactagtatacataatattaaaattaaaataaaataatgagaaaaagtaaaaaaaacgacaaaattgaattaaaaatgaagTTTTTGGGCGAATTtcgaaataaaacaaaagaaaggggCTTATTTGAACGCGCGCAAAACATAGGGGGACCAAAACAGCAATTATTCCTTCCCATCAAAACACAGCGCATCagcggggactaaattgaaaatcacGATAAATttcggggccaaattaaaaataaaaaaaaacttaattgcaaaagctTGAAAAAGCAGAAGGGCCAAATGCGCAAATTGCCCTTCCGCTAAAAAATACGCGGATCCTGGCCTAGATCGGGTCGGTGCATAGGTAaagggcaaaacgacgtcgttttggggttaaaaggcagcccccaaaacgacgttgttttgggaGGCTATAAAAGGGCCATTTTCAgcaaaaaaaaactcatttgtgctgctgaagaagaaaaaaaaagagagaggggaATGGGCGATTTCTGGCCACAGGGCTGGTCACTGTCCTGTCGCCGGACCGTCGTGCGCCGCCGTCGCCGACCACCGTCCACTTTGGCAGGAAAAGgtaaaacttgttttttttttagttaaataatataatatatacatgtatatggatatgtgtttgaataggaaagaaagaataaaaaaaaaaagaaacagattcagtaaaaaaaattaatcgccTTTTTTGCTTTCGATCTTGGTTTTGGTATTCGAACGATCTATGGTATTGATCTactgttcttttgtttttaaaataatgtatgtgttttctaaaattcaaatttttctcCCTCCTCTACAACAGatttttgattggctttatatagccattATACaagctttttcttttattatttctgtCTTTTCTTCATCTAATCTGCAGGTGCAAGTGGCGGTGCTGCAGAGCTGATGGTGCAGAGGGCAGTTGGTGGAGGCAGGTGGCTGCCAGTGGCTAGGGTTCCAACTTTTCTGAAACCTTAGTTTGACTAATGGGCTAATTGGGCTTGGGCTAGgtagttaggtttttttttaggcCTTTGGGATTTGAATTGGGTTAAATTTTAGTTGTAATGGTTTATTTTTGTAAAAGGCCCAGActaatttgggcttctacagctgcccctctttgcttattattgtgcaacgagaatagagcaaagactttcaaaGAAGACCAAATTTGTCCGATCTTGCTGAGTTTTGACCTCTTTGGTGCTCTTCCTATCCAGGTAGTCTCTTTCTAGTCCACCACATCTTGTTGCCTTGATCATTCCACTGCGAGTTCATAGAGACATGACTTGTAgcttcgatctgctctactgcaatttTAGAGAGATAAGGTTTGCTGTGATCTGTTCTTccgcaacttcaaagagataagatatgttgtcttcagtctgctccgctacaacttcAGGGATATGAGATttatgtctttgatctgcttcgctgtatcttcaagaagataagatctgcaacTTCAAtgtgctccactgcaacctcgatcagctctactgcaacttcaaggaggcAAGATCTGTGTCTTCGATTAACTCCAATCTTTAtcctttactcggcatgtgatcctgagctcaactcacttctcgcaatataagttgactctttaaaaatagatattaaaaacagaaattgaaaatagctcagcatgtgagccaaggctcaactcacctctctcaatatgagttgatttttgacaaacggaaattgaaaaatagaacttgaaattacctcagcgtgtcctgaggctcaactcacatctcgcaatatgagctgattttttggAACATAAATTGaataacagaaattaaaattacctcagtGTGTGAGccgaggttcaactcacctcttgtAATACGAgttgacttttaaaaaaaaaagaggaattgaaaatacctcagcgtgtgacctgaggctcaactcacctctcgcaatatgagttgatttttttgaaaaataggaactaaaaatacctcggcttgtgtcccgaggctcaactcacctctcgcaatatgagttgattttttgaaaaataggaactaaaaatacctcagcgtgtgacccgaggcttaactcacctctcgcaatatgagttgattttttttggacaacagaaattaaaaatagaaattgaaaatatctcGGCATGtggcccgaggctcaactcacctctcgcaatatgagttgatttttttgaacaacaaaaataaaaatatctggATACCAAAACATATCATCTAGTGGAACTTCAGGTGT
This window of the Gossypium hirsutum isolate 1008001.06 chromosome A09, Gossypium_hirsutum_v2.1, whole genome shotgun sequence genome carries:
- the LOC107895413 gene encoding iridoid oxidase, which translates into the protein MEITSILLLCLILFSFSALIQLSRGKQSRKLKNLQPPEPPGWPILGNFFDLGAAPHQTLHKLKPKYGPVLGLKLGSVKTVVIQSAMAASEFFKKHDHDFCDRKCPTYESSLNLQHNIPLLVQSINEYQGGNGGYWIVISTANTSVCKAAPQIWK
- the LOC107896323 gene encoding pentatricopeptide repeat-containing protein At5g18390, mitochondrial — its product is MNLSVNSELVFCVLRYCSNSPTESLRFFSWAHSHYTHTSVEFEELVKIFILHRKYESMWKTIQQMQKQQLSLSCDTLSFIIEEYGKNGFIDQAVEVFNKSTNLGCKQTVSVYNSLLFALCEVKMFHGAYALIRRMIRKGKVPDKGTYTVLVNGWCSSGKIKEAQDFLEDMSKKRFNPPVRGRDLLIEGLLNAGYLESAKKMVRRMTKEGFVPDIATFNSLVETICKTEEIDFCIDMYHSVCKLGLCPDINTYKILIPAASKVGRIDEAFRILNNSIEQGYKPFPSLYAPIIKGLCRKWQFDDTFSFFGEMKIKGHAPNRPVYTMLITMCGCGGRFTDAANYLVEMTELGLAPISRCFDMVTDGLKNCGKHDLAKRIEQLEVSVRRV